From the Leguminivora glycinivorella isolate SPB_JAAS2020 chromosome 15, LegGlyc_1.1, whole genome shotgun sequence genome, one window contains:
- the LOC125234083 gene encoding methyl-CpG-binding domain protein 2 isoform X2, with protein sequence MNISIEKKRSECPALPKGWQREEVLRKTGLSAGKVDVYYYRGVRSDASLVPPIRQTASIFKQPVTVYKTQESMVKTDLKHGTTEKPKQLFWEKRLEGLTACDANGVIGTTSLPKYIKPLGPYNSDATTIQSLATALHVSSQPITGQIGSKQAILENPGVFLNPEQPLIAAVTISKEDVRRQEERVKRARARLQEALAAA encoded by the exons ATGAATATCTCAATTGAAAAGAAACGTTCCGAGTGTCCGGCACTACCTAAAGGCTGGCAAAGAGAAGAAGTTCTGAGAAAAACTGGCTTATCTGCAGGGAAGGTTGATGTATACTACTATAG AGGGGTTCGCTCTGACGCGTCATTGGTGCCACCCATCCGGCAAACGGCTTCCATTTTCAAACAGCCAGTTACTGTGTATAAGACCCAGGAGAGCATGGTGAAGACAGATCTGAAGCACGGCACCACGGAAAAACCAAAACAACTGTTCTGGGAGAAAAGATTGGAG GGTTTAACCGCCTGCGATGCCAACGGAGTGATCGGCACGACGTCGTTGCCGAAGTACATCAAGCCACTGGGCCCCTACAACTCGGACGCCACAACCATTCAGTCGCTGGCCACCGCTCTGCACGTCTCTTCACAGCCAATTACAG GGCAAATCGGTTCGAAGCAGGCGATTCTTGAAAACCCGGGAGTTTTTTTAAACCCTGAGCAGCCGTTGATCGCGGCCGTGACTATCAGCAAGGAGGATGTGCGCCGTCAGGAGGAGCGTGTTAAGCGTGCGCGTGCGCGCCTACAG GAGGCTCTGGCGGCGGCGTAG
- the LOC125233977 gene encoding GPI mannosyltransferase 2, with the protein MYSPRQKLLWFAFSSRVVLLILQAVSNFIIPDHKANVFVSPEDAGLRRTAVDAAVDVLLGGFKRWDAQYFIHISQYGYTYENCLAFFPFFPLIVRYVAYGLNSIVGSFLNIHSSLLISATVLNLIMFIKSADILHRLSLRILRSESKAYKAVILYCVNPASIFFSAPYSETLFALMSFYTMLKCTENETLRFANIDITSGLPAGFSMITRSNGTVNMGFILYTSFKNVIERTLPEIVYKYRTLKRKIIMPFLLLPLLTSCVALFLTVIVALIPFVLVQAYNYLKFCVPGEHNLPEFLSNSEYVLPGRGDSPWCNSSFPLSYSYIQSHYWDVGLFKYYKLKQIPNFLLASPILFLIVYHCMSYMKNNPKLFLRLGLRSNIFNFGYINKVPYRPRQNSKSFGANDPAIFVYIVHVLSLATICILFVHIQVSTRLLASASPVLYWIGSYKMNVGPTPTSDQNTINEHFRRIGIGKRIPPHHLSIANLEGVDNMYSKWKTFIITRWMPDFQSRLIQYYFLGYFVIGTILFSNFYPWT; encoded by the coding sequence ATGTATTCACCGCGTCAGAAACTTCTATGGTTTGCGTTCAGCTCAAGAGTAGTATTGTTAATACTACAAGCAGTATCTAACTTTATTATCCCGGACCACAAAGCCAATGTGTTCGTCAGTCCGGAGGACGCAGGTTTACGGCGCACGGCGGTTGACGCGGCTGTGGACGTGCTGCTCGGCGGCTTCAAGAGATGGGATGCTcagtattttatacatatttctCAATACGGATACACGTACGAAAATTGTCTAGCATTCTTTCCGTTCTTCCCCCTCATAGTAAGATATGTAGCATATGGTCTGAACAGCATTGTAGGTTCGTTCTTGAACATACACAGCTCGCTATTGATTTCAGCAACTGTTTTAAATCTTATCATGTTTATTAAATCAGCTGATATTTTACATAGATTGAGCCTAAGAATCCTACGAAGTGAGAGCAAGGCATACAAAGCTGTGATACTGTATTGTGTCAACCCAgctagcatttttttttctgcgcCATATTCAGAAACTCTATTTGCTCTAATGtcattttatacaatgttgAAGTGCACAGAAAATGAAACCCTTAGATTTGCAAATATTGATATAACAAGTGGCTTACCTGCTGGGTTTTCTATGATAACCAGGTCAAATGGGACTGTAAACATGGGATTCATCCTCTACACTAGTTTCAAGAATGTGATTGAGAGAACTTTACCTGAGATAGTGTACAAGTATAGAACTCTGAAGCGTAAGATTATAATGCCTTTCCTGTTACTGCCACTGTTAACATCTTGTGTAGCTCTCTTTTTGACTGTTATTGTAGCTCTGATACCATTTGTTTTAGTTCAAGCTTATAATTACTTGAAATTCTGTGTTCCTGGAGAACACAATCTGCCAGAGTTCTTGTCTAACTCGGAGTATGTTCTGCCCGGCAGAGGAGACAGTCCCTGGTGCAACAGCTCCTTCCCATTATCATATAGTTACATACAGAGTCATTACTGGGATGTTGGACTATTCaagtattataaattaaaacagaTCCCTAATTTCTTACTGGCATCTCCTATTCTGTTCCTCATAGTATATCATTGCATGTCTTACATGAAAAATAATCCTAAGCTGTTTCTAAGATTAGGTCTAAGGAgcaatatatttaattttgggTACATTAACAAAGTGCCTTATAGGCCGAGACAAAATTCAAAAAGTTTTGGTGCCAATGACCCTGCAATCTTTGTATACATTGTTCATGTGTTAAGCTTGGCTACAATCTGCATCCTGTTTGTTCATATCCAGGTCTCCACAAGATTATTAGCTTCTGCTAGCCCTGTTCTGTATTGGATCGGTTCTTATAAGATGAATGTGGGACCCACACCAACATCTGATCAGAATACTATCAATGAACATTTCCGACGCATAGGTATTGGAAAGCGGATACCACCACATCATTTGTCGATAGCTAATTTAGAAGGTGTAGACAACATGTACAGTAAATGGAAGACATTTATTATAACCAGATGGATGCCAGATTTCCAGTCTCGTTTAATACAGTATTACTTCCTGGGCTATTTTGTCATAGGAACAATATTATTTTCTAACTTTTACCCATGgacataa
- the LOC125234083 gene encoding methyl-CpG-binding domain protein 3 isoform X1 → MNISIEKKRSECPALPKGWQREEVLRKTGLSAGKVDVYYYSPTGKKFRSKPELVRYLGDSMDLSCFDFQQGQINTMLLCKAKKARAQFDYRGVRSDASLVPPIRQTASIFKQPVTVYKTQESMVKTDLKHGTTEKPKQLFWEKRLEGLTACDANGVIGTTSLPKYIKPLGPYNSDATTIQSLATALHVSSQPITGQIGSKQAILENPGVFLNPEQPLIAAVTISKEDVRRQEERVKRARARLQEALAAA, encoded by the exons ATGAATATCTCAATTGAAAAGAAACGTTCCGAGTGTCCGGCACTACCTAAAGGCTGGCAAAGAGAAGAAGTTCTGAGAAAAACTGGCTTATCTGCAGGGAAGGTTGATGTATACTACTATAG CCCTACAGGTAAAAAGTTTCGCAGTAAGCCTGAGCTAGTCCGTTATCTGGGTGATAGTATGGACCTATCGTGTTTCGACTTCCAACAGGGTCAGATAAACACAATGTTGCTGTGCAAGGCCAAGAAAGCGCGAGCGCAGTTTGATTACAG AGGGGTTCGCTCTGACGCGTCATTGGTGCCACCCATCCGGCAAACGGCTTCCATTTTCAAACAGCCAGTTACTGTGTATAAGACCCAGGAGAGCATGGTGAAGACAGATCTGAAGCACGGCACCACGGAAAAACCAAAACAACTGTTCTGGGAGAAAAGATTGGAG GGTTTAACCGCCTGCGATGCCAACGGAGTGATCGGCACGACGTCGTTGCCGAAGTACATCAAGCCACTGGGCCCCTACAACTCGGACGCCACAACCATTCAGTCGCTGGCCACCGCTCTGCACGTCTCTTCACAGCCAATTACAG GGCAAATCGGTTCGAAGCAGGCGATTCTTGAAAACCCGGGAGTTTTTTTAAACCCTGAGCAGCCGTTGATCGCGGCCGTGACTATCAGCAAGGAGGATGTGCGCCGTCAGGAGGAGCGTGTTAAGCGTGCGCGTGCGCGCCTACAG GAGGCTCTGGCGGCGGCGTAG